The following are encoded in a window of Geobacter metallireducens GS-15 genomic DNA:
- a CDS encoding sensor histidine kinase — translation MTLNTRLVMIMLTLLVIAILTLFFLNQYSQNEMVQEIQESSTMVTKALQMSIEDLTSEYEPDRGRLTEYLKEAKVKGVKEINIFSNEGEIIDSSNPAKIGKKREIKKLEKGLKVSPGTKTDAGSSRAYDLVVPVIVGDEQLGYVQINLLLDNIRTIQHENFVNRVVATSLVFLLGISLTIFLAKRYTAPINHLADGVRRVAVGDLSVTFPVTTGDEIGELAKNFNEMVEKLREREILEKRLYEAEHLSRVGQLASGIAHEIRNPLNYISLAIDHLKSEFTAACPDKTERVVPVADKIKEEVRRANYMVVNFMNFGRPLKLRITEISYRELIEKALPLLEEKLAEQRVTVRTAIPTDLPAMRVDGEMLRNCLFNFVTNAAQAMPDGGTVTLGATFDREQNRFLLTFSDEGCGIREEDLAKVFQPWYTTREAGIGLGLAITERIVREHGGEIRVASSAGKGTTFTVLLPGGEKPGPGTRDRGPGKD, via the coding sequence ATGACCCTCAATACCAGGCTGGTTATGATCATGCTGACGCTCCTGGTCATCGCCATCCTCACGCTCTTCTTCCTGAACCAGTACAGCCAGAACGAGATGGTGCAGGAAATCCAGGAAAGCTCCACCATGGTGACCAAGGCCCTCCAGATGAGCATCGAGGACCTCACCTCCGAGTACGAGCCCGACCGGGGCCGCCTCACGGAGTACCTGAAGGAGGCGAAGGTCAAGGGGGTCAAGGAGATCAACATCTTCAGCAACGAGGGGGAGATTATCGACTCTTCGAACCCGGCGAAGATCGGGAAAAAGCGCGAGATCAAGAAGCTTGAGAAGGGTCTCAAGGTTTCCCCGGGGACGAAGACCGATGCCGGGTCGTCGCGGGCCTACGACCTGGTCGTTCCGGTCATCGTCGGCGACGAGCAGCTGGGCTATGTGCAGATTAACCTCCTCCTCGACAACATCCGCACCATCCAGCACGAGAACTTCGTCAACCGGGTGGTGGCCACCTCCCTGGTCTTTCTCCTGGGCATATCCCTTACCATCTTCCTGGCAAAGCGCTACACCGCACCCATCAACCACCTGGCGGACGGGGTGCGGCGGGTGGCCGTCGGGGACCTATCCGTCACGTTCCCGGTAACAACCGGTGATGAAATCGGTGAACTGGCCAAGAACTTCAACGAGATGGTGGAGAAGCTCCGGGAGAGGGAGATCCTCGAAAAGCGCCTCTACGAGGCCGAGCACCTCTCCCGGGTGGGGCAGCTCGCCTCGGGCATTGCCCACGAGATCCGAAACCCCCTCAACTACATCAGCCTCGCCATCGACCACCTGAAGAGCGAGTTTACGGCCGCCTGCCCGGACAAGACGGAGCGGGTCGTCCCCGTGGCCGACAAGATCAAGGAAGAGGTGCGGCGGGCCAACTACATGGTGGTCAACTTCATGAACTTCGGCCGCCCCCTGAAGTTGAGGATAACGGAGATTTCCTACCGAGAGCTTATCGAAAAGGCGTTGCCGCTCCTTGAGGAAAAGCTCGCGGAACAGCGGGTAACGGTGCGCACCGCCATCCCCACCGACCTTCCCGCCATGCGAGTCGACGGGGAGATGCTCCGCAACTGCCTCTTCAACTTCGTCACCAACGCCGCCCAGGCCATGCCCGACGGCGGCACCGTCACCCTCGGCGCCACGTTCGACCGGGAGCAGAATCGCTTCCTCCTCACCTTCAGCGACGAGGGGTGCGGCATTCGGGAGGAGGACCTGGCGAAGGTATTCCAGCCCTGGTACACTACCCGCGAGGCCGGCATCGGCCTGGGCCTTGCCATCACCGAGCGGATCGTCCGGGAGCATGGGGGAGAAATCAGGGTGGCAAGCAGTGCCGGCAAGGGGACGACGTTTACGGTGCTTCTCCCCGGAGGGGAGAAGCCGGGACCGGGGACCAGGGACCGGGGACCAGGAAAAGACTAG
- a CDS encoding sigma-54-dependent transcriptional regulator has protein sequence MTGTILIVDDERAQREIIQTILEGEGYRVAAAPGGREALEQLETSEFDVILTDLKMQGMSGMELLERVLEADPLQCAIMMTAHGTVDSAVEAMKKGAFDYLEKPLERDNLLLTLRRAFERVNLLRENRVLQKRLKETSSIPNIIGEHPKMREVFRIVTKIAPTASTVLIYGESGTGKELVAKAIHDGSPRKDKPFFAINCAAIPESLMESELFGHEKGAFTGASSRELGIFEAATGGTVFLDEIGEMSVAMQAKLLRAIQSKEIRRVGGKVNIPVDVRIISATNRDLEAEIKRGGFREDLFYRLNVIRITLPPLRERGSDIAALADFFVKKCSAQAGVTVRGIAKPALKLIMDYSWPGNVRQLESVIERGALMAESDLIQPEDLPAEITEGLSRAGWLPFELPPDGIQFDELERNLIIKAMERADWVIAKAAPLLGMSYKTLQYRLEKFEIGRDRGTGNGDQ, from the coding sequence ATGACCGGAACCATTCTCATAGTTGACGACGAGCGGGCACAGCGGGAGATCATCCAGACGATCCTGGAGGGAGAAGGGTACCGCGTGGCAGCGGCTCCCGGAGGGCGCGAGGCCCTGGAGCAGCTCGAAACGAGCGAGTTCGACGTGATCCTCACGGACCTGAAGATGCAGGGGATGTCGGGGATGGAGCTCCTGGAGCGGGTCCTGGAGGCCGACCCCCTCCAGTGCGCCATCATGATGACCGCCCACGGCACCGTCGACTCGGCGGTGGAGGCCATGAAAAAGGGGGCCTTCGATTATCTGGAGAAGCCCCTGGAGCGGGACAACCTCCTCCTCACCCTGCGCCGGGCCTTCGAGCGGGTGAATCTCCTGCGGGAGAACCGGGTCCTCCAGAAGCGGCTCAAGGAGACGAGCAGCATCCCCAACATCATCGGCGAACACCCGAAGATGCGGGAGGTCTTCCGGATCGTCACCAAGATCGCCCCCACCGCCTCAACAGTCCTCATCTACGGCGAGTCGGGGACCGGCAAGGAGCTGGTGGCCAAGGCGATCCACGACGGGAGCCCCCGGAAAGACAAGCCTTTCTTCGCCATAAACTGCGCCGCCATCCCCGAGAGCCTCATGGAGAGCGAGCTCTTCGGCCACGAGAAAGGGGCCTTCACCGGCGCCAGCTCCCGGGAGCTGGGAATTTTCGAGGCGGCCACCGGTGGGACGGTTTTCCTGGACGAAATCGGCGAGATGAGTGTGGCCATGCAGGCAAAGCTCCTGCGGGCCATCCAGTCGAAGGAGATCCGCCGGGTCGGGGGAAAGGTGAACATCCCCGTGGACGTGCGGATCATTTCCGCCACCAACCGGGACCTGGAGGCGGAGATCAAACGGGGGGGCTTCCGGGAGGACCTCTTCTACCGCCTGAACGTGATCCGGATCACTCTCCCCCCCCTGCGGGAGCGGGGGAGCGACATCGCGGCCCTGGCCGACTTCTTCGTGAAAAAGTGCAGCGCCCAGGCGGGAGTCACCGTCAGGGGGATCGCCAAACCGGCCCTGAAGCTCATCATGGACTACAGCTGGCCCGGCAACGTCCGGCAGTTGGAATCGGTCATCGAGCGGGGGGCGCTCATGGCGGAAAGCGACCTGATCCAGCCCGAGGATCTGCCGGCCGAGATCACCGAAGGGCTCTCCCGGGCAGGATGGCTCCCCTTCGAGCTTCCCCCCGACGGAATCCAGTTCGATGAGCTGGAGCGCAACCTCATCATCAAGGCCATGGAACGGGCCGACTGGGTCATCGCCAAGGCGGCCCCGCTTCTGGGCATGAGCTACAAGACGCTTCAGTACCGGCTGGAGAAGTTCGAGATAGGCCGGGACCGGGGAACGGGGAACGGGGACCAGTAA